The following are encoded together in the Triticum dicoccoides isolate Atlit2015 ecotype Zavitan chromosome 6B, WEW_v2.0, whole genome shotgun sequence genome:
- the LOC119322688 gene encoding 60S ribosomal protein L6-like, whose amino-acid sequence MAPTSKMALGIKRASRSHTYHRRGLWAIKAKHGGAFPKAEKPAAVAEPKFYPADDVKPRTVSTRKPHPTKLRSTITPGTVLILLAGRYMGKRVLFLKQLKSGLLLITGPFKINGVPIRRVSQAYVIATSTKVDISKVNVQKFDDKYFAREKKTRAKKTEGELFESEKEATKNLPDFKKDDQKAIDAELMKAIDAVPDLKNYLGARFSLRDGDKPHEMTF is encoded by the exons ATGGCTCCGACGTCGAAGATGGCGCTCGGCATAAAGCGGGCGTCGAGATCGCACACCTACCACCGCCGCGGGCTTTGGGCCATCAAGGCCAAGCACGGCGGCGCCTTCCCCAAGGCCGAGAAGCCGGCCGCCGTCGCCGAGCCCAAGTTCTATCCCGCTGATGATGTCAAGCCACGCACCGTCAGCACACGCAAGCCCCATCCCACCAAGCTCAG ATCGACCATCACACCGGGCACGGTGCTGATCCTGCTCGCGGGGAGGTACATGGGAAAGCGCGTGCTGTTCCTCAAGCAGCTCAAGTCCGGCCTTCTCCTCATCACTG GACCTTTCAAGATCAATGGCGTGCCAATCCGCAGAGTGAGCCAGGCTTACGTCATTGCCACATCCACAAAGGTCGACATCTCTAAGGTTAATGTGCAGAAGTTTGATGACAAGTACTTTGCTAGGGAGAAGAAGACTAGGGCAAAGAAGACTGAGGGCGAGCTATTTGAGTCGGAGAAGGAG GCAACCAAGAATTTGCCCGACTTCAAGAAGGATGATCAGAAGGCCATTGATGCCGAGTTGATGAAGGCTATCGATGCTGTCCCAGACCTTAAAAATTATCTTGGTGCCCGGTTCTCCCTCAGGGATGGTGACAAGCCGCATGAGATGACCTTCTAA